A region from the Streptomyces lydicus genome encodes:
- a CDS encoding ATP-binding protein: MPAPDGFAACALSGSTRTVPEARRFTRATLAGWQMCADVADDVALVVSELVSNALRYGVKNPGDDDAVEAPVPFCNAWLALTRQNSSVLCAVSDGGTDAPVVKPPDALSESGRGLHIVDQLSDSWGWTPPDRTGKTVWATVSMRG; encoded by the coding sequence ATGCCCGCACCCGACGGCTTCGCCGCCTGCGCCCTCAGTGGCTCCACCCGCACGGTGCCGGAGGCCCGCCGGTTCACCCGGGCGACTCTCGCGGGCTGGCAGATGTGTGCCGATGTGGCCGATGACGTGGCCCTGGTCGTCTCCGAGCTCGTCAGCAACGCTCTGCGCTACGGCGTCAAGAACCCCGGGGACGACGACGCCGTCGAGGCGCCCGTCCCCTTCTGCAACGCCTGGCTCGCGCTGACCCGGCAGAACTCCAGCGTCCTGTGCGCGGTCTCGGATGGCGGAACCGACGCCCCCGTCGTCAAGCCGCCGGACGCCCTGTCGGAATCCGGACGGGGGCTGCACATCGTCGACCAGCTCAGCGACTCCTGGGGCTGGACACCGCCGGACCGCACCGGGAAGACGGTGTGGGCGACGGTGTCGATGCGCGGCTGA
- a CDS encoding DUF397 domain-containing protein, whose translation MEPVTNGMQATSIEGAVWRKSRRSNPSGNCVELAVLSGGGVAVRNSRFAAGPALVYTRDEMVAFVQGAKDGDFDDLIAGH comes from the coding sequence ATGGAGCCGGTGACCAACGGCATGCAGGCGACCAGCATCGAAGGCGCCGTCTGGCGCAAGAGCCGCCGCAGCAATCCCAGCGGGAACTGTGTGGAACTGGCCGTTCTTTCGGGCGGCGGGGTGGCGGTACGCAACTCCCGGTTCGCCGCGGGTCCGGCGCTCGTCTACACCCGCGACGAGATGGTGGCTTTCGTCCAGGGAGCCAAGGACGGTGACTTCGACGATCTCATCGCCGGCCACTGA
- a CDS encoding helix-turn-helix domain-containing protein: MTAAQPSSDPSLRRYLEHPRGGPTVLRIVLGTQLRRLREGAGITREAAGDAIRGSHAKISRLELGRVSCKERDVADLLTLYNVTDDAVRSDFLKLARRTSSPGWWHQYNDVLPGWFETHIGLEEAASVIRTYEVQFVPGLLQTSDYARAVAQLGHPRSSPEEIERRVQLRVQRQELLTVPDAPRVWAVIDEASLRRPLGGPEVMAGQLRHLLKMAELPNVTLQIAPFSLGGLAAAGGPITILRFLEPDLPDIVYLEQLTSALYLDKRDDVDHYLAVMDRLSAQSESPRESLAILERLLKQES; this comes from the coding sequence ATGACCGCCGCGCAGCCGAGCAGCGATCCGTCCCTGCGCCGCTACCTGGAGCATCCACGGGGCGGCCCGACCGTCCTGCGGATCGTGCTGGGCACCCAGCTTCGGCGGCTGCGCGAAGGGGCGGGCATCACCCGGGAGGCCGCCGGGGACGCCATCCGGGGCTCGCACGCGAAGATCAGCCGCCTGGAGCTGGGCCGGGTGAGCTGCAAGGAGCGGGATGTCGCCGATCTGCTGACGCTCTACAACGTCACGGACGACGCGGTCCGTTCGGACTTCCTCAAGCTGGCCCGCAGGACCAGCAGTCCGGGCTGGTGGCATCAGTACAACGATGTGCTGCCCGGCTGGTTCGAGACACATATCGGCCTCGAAGAGGCCGCCTCGGTGATCCGTACCTATGAAGTCCAGTTCGTGCCGGGCCTGTTGCAGACATCGGACTACGCCCGCGCGGTGGCGCAGCTCGGTCATCCGCGGTCCTCTCCGGAGGAGATCGAGCGACGGGTGCAGCTGCGCGTGCAGCGTCAGGAGTTGCTGACCGTCCCGGACGCACCGCGGGTATGGGCCGTGATCGACGAGGCGTCGTTGCGTCGCCCGCTCGGCGGTCCCGAGGTGATGGCGGGCCAGCTGAGACATCTGCTGAAGATGGCCGAACTGCCGAATGTCACGCTGCAGATCGCGCCGTTCAGCCTCGGCGGTCTGGCGGCGGCCGGTGGTCCGATCACGATCCTGCGGTTCCTGGAGCCGGATCTGCCGGACATCGTCTATCTGGAGCAGCTGACCAGCGCGCTCTATCTGGACAAGCGCGATGATGTCGATCATTACCTGGCGGTGATGGACCGTCTCAGCGCACAGTCCGAGTCGCCCCGCGAGTCCCTGGCGATCCTGGAGCGGCTGCTCAAGCAGGAGAGCTGA
- a CDS encoding SAM-dependent methyltransferase, translating to MSQESRPQSGAVDVSIPSVARMYDYYLGGKDNYAVDREACEELSKVVPSTQVLAINNRRFLQRVVRWLAREHGIRQFIDHGSGLPTQDNVHQVAQQVDPDSRVVYVDNDPIVLAHGRALLEENAHTAVIQADMRDTDGIFGSPEVERLIDFDRPVAALFVSVLHCIPDADDPAGLIKRVADRLAPGSFLVVCQLVSEDAATRDFVTEFMRVSTHGQWGRVRQAHELAGFLEGLEILEPGLVEVSTWKPDADLGPKQLTQEWIEFGGVARKL from the coding sequence ATGAGCCAGGAATCACGACCGCAGTCCGGTGCCGTCGATGTCAGCATCCCGAGTGTGGCGCGGATGTACGACTACTACCTGGGCGGCAAGGACAACTACGCCGTTGACCGCGAGGCCTGCGAAGAGCTGAGCAAGGTCGTCCCGAGTACCCAGGTGCTGGCGATCAACAACCGGCGTTTCCTGCAGCGGGTGGTCCGCTGGCTGGCTCGCGAACACGGCATCCGTCAGTTCATCGACCACGGCTCAGGCCTGCCGACCCAGGACAACGTCCACCAGGTCGCCCAGCAGGTCGACCCGGACTCCCGGGTGGTGTACGTCGACAACGACCCCATCGTGCTGGCGCACGGCCGCGCCCTCCTGGAGGAGAACGCCCACACCGCCGTGATCCAGGCGGATATGCGGGACACCGACGGCATCTTCGGCAGCCCGGAGGTCGAGCGGCTGATCGACTTCGACCGGCCCGTCGCCGCGCTGTTCGTCTCGGTCCTCCACTGCATACCCGATGCCGACGACCCGGCCGGGCTCATCAAAAGGGTCGCCGACCGGCTGGCGCCCGGCAGCTTCCTGGTGGTGTGTCAGCTGGTCAGCGAGGACGCCGCCACCCGCGACTTCGTCACCGAGTTCATGCGGGTCAGCACGCACGGCCAGTGGGGCCGGGTGCGGCAGGCTCATGAGCTGGCCGGGTTCCTGGAGGGGCTGGAGATCCTGGAACCGGGCCTGGTGGAGGTCTCCACCTGGAAGCCGGACGCGGACCTCGGTCCCAAGCAGCTCACCCAGGAGTGGATCGAATTCGGCGGCGTGGCCCGTAAGTTGTAG
- a CDS encoding class I SAM-dependent methyltransferase, with protein MTTEQSELSTTPGTSPLTEEPTAKEPTTEEMVRANEANWDARTPVHVASQFYGLDGSRTAEDWFAPFEWTDLGELAGRDVLHLQCHLGTETAAFAERGARTVGLDFSAAAVTEARRLAEEGGRSVEFVRSDVHRAVEALGERRFDVIYTGKGALCYLPDLAAWAGIVSALLRPGGTFYLVEFHPLLDSLGPTPSPDRQQLRLHHDYLGGRGPLRSDTPSTYTDGPPVQGATTSYEWRHGLGEVISAVIGAGLTVQLVRETELLPWKRFEAMVPSENGWWRLPPSEPIIPLLYALRAVKA; from the coding sequence ATGACCACAGAGCAGAGTGAGCTGTCGACCACCCCGGGGACATCGCCCCTCACCGAGGAGCCCACCGCCAAGGAGCCCACCACCGAGGAGATGGTGCGTGCCAACGAAGCCAACTGGGACGCCCGTACGCCGGTCCATGTGGCCAGCCAGTTCTACGGCCTGGACGGTTCCCGGACCGCCGAGGACTGGTTCGCGCCCTTCGAGTGGACGGATCTGGGTGAGCTGGCCGGGCGGGACGTCCTGCATCTGCAGTGCCATCTGGGCACCGAGACCGCCGCGTTCGCCGAGCGGGGCGCGCGCACGGTGGGTCTCGACTTCTCCGCGGCGGCGGTCACGGAGGCGCGGCGGCTGGCCGAGGAGGGCGGCCGGAGTGTGGAGTTCGTCCGGTCCGATGTGCACCGGGCCGTGGAGGCGCTGGGTGAGCGCCGGTTCGATGTGATCTACACGGGCAAGGGCGCGCTGTGCTATCTCCCGGATCTGGCCGCCTGGGCCGGGATCGTCAGCGCATTGCTCCGGCCCGGCGGGACGTTCTACCTCGTCGAGTTCCATCCCCTGCTCGACTCCCTGGGGCCGACACCCAGCCCGGACCGGCAGCAACTCCGACTGCATCACGACTACTTGGGCGGCCGCGGTCCGCTCAGGAGCGATACCCCGTCCACGTACACCGACGGTCCGCCGGTGCAGGGCGCCACGACGAGCTACGAGTGGCGGCACGGGCTCGGGGAGGTGATCTCCGCGGTGATCGGGGCGGGGCTGACCGTGCAACTGGTCCGGGAGACCGAGCTGCTGCCCTGGAAGCGGTTCGAGGCGATGGTGCCGTCGGAGAACGGCTGGTGGCGCCTCCCGCCGTCGGAGCCGATCATTCCGCTGCTGTATGCGCTGCGGGCGGTGAAGGCCTGA
- a CDS encoding PucR family transcriptional regulator, with protein sequence METSTTVPEAVAALHAGIGALTDEVISGLRAQLPSYAALSVEQLRPRVQASLRNGLSLVQRWSRERGTSQGPGDGRAYGIPETHLDEVTALARSLPAEDIISAYRIGTDIVWRRFGEEMAARRGTAEDLLPIAETLRAWADANTLRIVRSCRVGAQGDDPMTDRRRAALVRALLLGEARWDTSGLPGGGWGAGPAGGGTGEGHRAGGSPDDGQRAGGYPDDEAATESGYDHSALRLPFRARLPEDPPPGAPDRTPESAPAPYAAAHPGPGDRAFGRITALLRPWLALDESGKPLVTTVDREVAGLLTGRPEGLCRGLILGLGAPAPVSGLATEFTRATQALRAAVGFGLVGAFTREELGLRATVVALPALGEQLVGLRLAPLAERGEDGAQLEEAAAAYLQQGLRLEAAARTLYVHPNTLRNRLRRFEEITGTSLRDPADLAEVWWALTHRRIHGPAS encoded by the coding sequence GTGGAGACTTCCACAACGGTGCCGGAGGCCGTCGCCGCGCTGCACGCCGGGATCGGCGCCCTCACCGACGAGGTCATAAGCGGCCTCCGGGCCCAACTCCCCTCCTATGCGGCACTGTCGGTGGAGCAGCTCAGGCCGCGGGTGCAGGCGTCCCTGCGCAATGGCCTGTCGCTGGTGCAGCGCTGGTCCCGGGAGCGCGGGACGTCACAGGGGCCGGGCGACGGGCGGGCGTACGGCATCCCGGAGACCCACCTCGACGAGGTGACGGCCCTGGCGCGCTCACTGCCCGCCGAGGACATCATCTCCGCCTACCGGATCGGCACGGATATCGTCTGGCGGCGGTTCGGCGAGGAGATGGCGGCCCGGCGCGGCACCGCCGAGGACCTGCTGCCGATCGCCGAGACGCTGCGTGCCTGGGCCGACGCCAACACCCTGCGCATCGTGCGCAGTTGCCGGGTGGGGGCCCAAGGCGACGACCCGATGACGGACCGTCGGCGGGCGGCGCTGGTCCGCGCCCTGCTGCTCGGCGAGGCGCGGTGGGACACCTCCGGCCTTCCGGGCGGTGGGTGGGGCGCCGGGCCGGCCGGCGGCGGCACCGGCGAGGGGCACCGCGCCGGCGGCTCCCCCGATGACGGGCAGCGCGCCGGCGGTTACCCCGACGACGAAGCCGCCACGGAAAGCGGGTACGACCACAGCGCGCTCCGTCTGCCCTTCCGCGCCCGACTGCCCGAGGATCCCCCGCCCGGCGCACCGGACCGCACCCCGGAGTCCGCCCCCGCCCCGTATGCCGCCGCCCATCCCGGCCCCGGCGACCGCGCCTTCGGCCGGATCACCGCCCTGCTGCGCCCCTGGCTCGCCCTGGACGAGAGCGGGAAACCTCTGGTCACGACCGTGGACCGGGAGGTGGCGGGGCTGCTGACGGGGCGGCCGGAAGGGCTGTGCCGCGGCCTGATCCTGGGGCTCGGCGCCCCGGCCCCCGTCTCCGGACTCGCCACGGAGTTCACCCGGGCGACCCAGGCGCTCCGGGCCGCCGTCGGTTTCGGACTCGTCGGGGCGTTCACCCGTGAAGAACTGGGGCTGCGGGCCACGGTCGTGGCGCTCCCGGCCCTCGGGGAGCAACTGGTGGGACTCCGCCTGGCGCCGCTGGCCGAACGGGGTGAGGACGGCGCCCAGTTGGAGGAGGCCGCTGCCGCCTATCTGCAGCAGGGGCTGCGCCTGGAAGCCGCCGCGCGGACCCTCTACGTCCACCCCAACACCCTGCGCAACCGCCTGAGGCGCTTCGAGGAGATCACCGGCACCAGCCTCCGCGACCCGGCCGATCTGGCGGAGGTCTGGTGGGCGCTGACACATCGCAGGATCCACGGTCCGGCGAGCTGA
- a CDS encoding DUF6314 family protein translates to MGSERDRGQGQEPGREPEPGRALEPESGPAGEPPPHPVPDAAAYFFGRWSIERSVCDLRTGAEGSFRGTADFRPDPAGEGLLHIEEGRLRWGAAVHPASRTLRLRPRPDGTAEIRFADGRPFHDLDLRTGRWRAVHPCAADRYEGEFTVTGADTWQLEWRVGGPAKDQLLRSAYRRLT, encoded by the coding sequence ATGGGCAGCGAGCGGGACCGGGGGCAGGGGCAGGAGCCGGGGCGGGAACCGGAGCCGGGGCGGGCCCTGGAGCCGGAGTCGGGGCCGGCCGGCGAACCTCCCCCGCACCCCGTCCCCGATGCCGCGGCGTACTTCTTCGGCCGCTGGAGCATCGAGCGCAGCGTGTGCGACCTGCGGACCGGTGCCGAGGGCAGCTTCCGCGGCACCGCCGACTTCCGCCCCGATCCGGCGGGGGAGGGGCTGCTGCACATCGAGGAGGGCCGACTGCGGTGGGGCGCCGCGGTGCATCCGGCGAGCCGCACCCTGCGACTGCGGCCCCGCCCGGACGGCACCGCCGAGATCCGCTTCGCCGACGGCCGGCCCTTCCACGACCTCGATCTCAGGACCGGCCGCTGGCGTGCCGTCCACCCCTGCGCCGCGGACCGCTACGAAGGAGAGTTCACCGTCACGGGGGCGGACACCTGGCAGCTGGAGTGGCGGGTCGGCGGGCCGGCGAAGGACCAACTGCTGCGCTCGGCGTACCGGCGGCTGACGTAA